A genome region from Bacteroidia bacterium includes the following:
- a CDS encoding recombinase family protein — protein MTTAITYIRVSTDEQSHGYSLTDQQDKLNTYCKIKQYQVVEHFSEDHSAKTFDRPTFKKLLSYLKQHKGKINKLVFLKWDRFSRNATEALIMIKQLKTLGVECEAMEQPLDLSIPENKLLLVIYLSTPEIENDRRSMNASNGMRRAMKEGRHCSTAPFGYKYTRDEKNKPLLIPDGHKADLVREAFELYCTGLYDKVQIRKMLAPKGMTLSRSRFATLFDNPIYAGKIVIPALNDEPRQVIDGVHRAIVSEALFQKA, from the coding sequence ATGACAACCGCCATCACCTACATCAGGGTCAGCACAGACGAACAAAGCCACGGATACAGCCTGACAGACCAACAAGACAAACTAAACACCTACTGCAAGATAAAACAATACCAAGTAGTAGAACATTTCTCCGAAGACCATTCCGCCAAAACTTTTGACCGCCCCACCTTCAAAAAGCTGCTTTCCTACCTCAAACAGCACAAAGGCAAAATAAACAAACTCGTCTTCCTCAAATGGGACAGGTTTTCCCGAAATGCCACCGAAGCCTTAATCATGATAAAGCAGCTAAAAACCCTCGGAGTAGAATGTGAAGCAATGGAGCAACCTTTGGATTTATCCATACCCGAAAACAAACTACTTTTAGTCATCTACCTGTCCACCCCTGAAATAGAAAACGACAGACGTTCAATGAACGCCTCCAACGGAATGAGAAGAGCAATGAAAGAAGGCAGGCATTGCAGCACCGCTCCCTTTGGATACAAATACACAAGAGACGAAAAAAACAAACCCCTGTTAATTCCTGACGGACACAAAGCAGATTTAGTCAGAGAAGCCTTTGAACTCTACTGCACAGGCTTATACGATAAAGTACAAATCAGGAAAATGCTTGCACCCAAAGGTATGACACTTTCAAGAAGCAGATTCGCCACCTTATTTGACAACCCGATATATGCAGGGAAAATCGTAATCCCCGCCCTCAATGACGAACCTCGACAAGTAATAGACGGAGTACATAGAGCCATAGTAAGCGAAGCACTCTTTCAAAAAGCGTAG
- a CDS encoding FG-GAP-like repeat-containing protein, whose protein sequence is MKKTLLNPLLLLTPSLLFAQENGEVKNMQVITVNQSSSTSYGSSVASYAANKIMAGSVNGTNNGEVFIHTLNTNGTVQSSVRITRNESGFGNHDIFQDAFGASVAVVGDLNDDGIDDIVVGAPFFNGQRGSLWFLYLNADGQVIGERRLSDTTTGFGSISNGNNFGTSITNIGDIDGNGYDDIAVGSPYNNASTSQNGSVYIILLEKNGTVKSHSRINDNNNLFGRSHFRFGTGLANIGDIDGDGNTDLAVGEPGLNETVWILFLNSNGTLKSVQEIGKDKGGFTDSFNLNSNFGQSITNLGDIDGDGINDIAVGEPGYINPDSSGTYYGRVWVLLLNADGTVKKNIEINRGKGGFTGNINSNDRFGRSVSRVPDLDGDSVPELAVGSTGFDVASGSGAVYILFLKGVPQVSVAHIAAPALQVQVYPNPAKEMLHFDFGQTAPSEATVQLFDMQGRLLLSQELQTLSNPGIDVSGINTAGVYYLQINSNGSVLHKKILIEK, encoded by the coding sequence ATGAAAAAGACACTTTTAAACCCGCTCTTGTTGCTCACTCCTTCACTCCTTTTTGCACAGGAAAACGGAGAGGTAAAAAACATGCAGGTTATTACGGTAAATCAGAGTTCTTCAACAAGCTATGGCAGTTCTGTTGCTTCTTATGCTGCAAATAAAATCATGGCAGGTTCGGTAAATGGAACAAATAACGGAGAGGTTTTTATTCACACACTCAACACCAACGGAACAGTACAATCTTCTGTTAGGATTACAAGAAATGAAAGCGGCTTTGGCAATCACGACATATTTCAAGACGCTTTTGGTGCTTCTGTTGCCGTTGTGGGAGACTTAAACGATGATGGCATTGATGATATAGTAGTTGGCGCACCTTTTTTTAATGGTCAGAGAGGTTCTTTATGGTTTTTGTATTTAAATGCAGATGGACAGGTAATAGGAGAAAGAAGATTAAGCGACACCACTACCGGCTTTGGTTCAATTAGCAACGGAAATAATTTTGGGACAAGTATAACCAATATTGGAGATATAGATGGGAATGGCTATGATGATATAGCTGTAGGCTCTCCTTACAATAATGCCTCAACATCTCAAAATGGTTCTGTATATATAATTCTTTTAGAGAAAAACGGCACAGTAAAATCCCATTCACGGATTAACGACAACAACAACCTGTTTGGGAGGTCACACTTTAGATTTGGAACAGGTTTAGCGAATATAGGGGACATAGACGGAGACGGAAATACGGACTTAGCAGTCGGAGAACCCGGGTTAAACGAAACAGTATGGATACTTTTCCTGAATAGCAACGGAACATTAAAAAGTGTGCAGGAAATTGGAAAGGACAAAGGTGGGTTTACGGATTCTTTTAATCTGAATTCAAATTTTGGACAATCTATAACAAACTTGGGCGATATAGACGGGGATGGAATAAATGATATAGCGGTGGGAGAACCGGGCTATATAAATCCCGATTCTTCGGGGACATACTACGGAAGAGTTTGGGTGTTGCTGCTCAATGCAGACGGCACAGTAAAAAAGAACATAGAAATAAACAGAGGAAAAGGCGGATTTACAGGAAATATAAACAGTAATGACCGCTTTGGTCGGTCAGTTTCCAGAGTTCCTGATTTGGATGGAGATAGTGTTCCAGAGCTTGCGGTTGGCTCAACAGGCTTTGATGTTGCTTCGGGTTCGGGTGCGGTGTATATCCTTTTCCTGAAAGGCGTACCGCAGGTGAGCGTGGCGCACATTGCAGCCCCTGCGCTTCAAGTGCAGGTATATCCCAATCCTGCAAAGGAGATGCTGCATTTTGACTTTGGGCAAACAGCACCAAGCGAGGCTACTGTGCAACTCTTTGATATGCAGGGTCGTTTGCTCCTCTCCCAAGAACTCCAAACCCTCTCCAATCCAGGTATTGATGTTTCAGGTATCAACACCGCAGGGGTGTATTACCTGCAAATAAACAGCAACGGTTCTGTGCTTCACAAAAAAATACTGATAGAGAAATAA
- a CDS encoding FG-GAP-like repeat-containing protein, which produces MKKTLLNTLIIFLTPFCLFSQENGEVKTVQKISVNLPTALGYGFGVSSYSANKIIAGSPNGTGNGEIYISTLSSLGTIQSTVRITRNVGGFGDLNISGHSFGWATANVGDLNDDGIDDIVVGAPNSNSDRGALWFLFLDADGQVIGERRLSDTTPTFQHLADLDRFGRSIVNIGDVDGNGYDDIAVGAPFQNHSTTDNGSVYIILLEKDGKVKSYSRINDNNNLFGRTHRHFGYVANIGDIDGDGNTDLAVGESGYQSSRGGGMDTFFKQ; this is translated from the coding sequence ATGAAAAAGACACTTTTAAACACATTGATTATTTTTCTGACACCCTTTTGCTTGTTTTCGCAAGAGAATGGGGAAGTAAAGACTGTACAGAAAATTTCTGTGAACCTGCCAACCGCTTTGGGGTATGGATTTGGGGTATCCTCATATTCTGCCAATAAAATAATTGCTGGCAGTCCTAATGGAACAGGAAACGGAGAAATCTACATAAGCACCCTCTCATCTTTGGGAACAATACAATCCACTGTCAGAATAACCCGAAACGTGGGCGGATTTGGCGACCTCAATATTTCAGGACACTCTTTCGGTTGGGCAACAGCCAATGTGGGGGATTTGAACGATGACGGCATAGACGACATTGTAGTAGGTGCGCCTAATTCTAATAGTGATAGGGGGGCATTGTGGTTTTTGTTTTTAGATGCGGACGGACAGGTAATAGGCGAAAGAAGACTAAGCGATACAACCCCGACCTTTCAGCACTTGGCTGATTTAGACAGATTTGGCAGAAGTATAGTCAATATAGGCGATGTTGACGGCAACGGCTATGACGACATAGCAGTAGGTGCACCTTTTCAAAACCACTCAACAACTGATAACGGCTCTGTTTATATTATCCTTTTAGAAAAAGACGGAAAAGTAAAGTCTTATTCACGGATTAACGACAACAACAACCTGTTTGGCAGAACGCATAGGCATTTCGGCTATGTAGCCAATATAGGCGACATTGACGGGGACGGAAATACGGACTTAGCTGTGGGAGAGTCAGGTTACCAAAGTTCGCGGGGGGGCGGTATGGATACTTTTTTTAAACAGTGA
- a CDS encoding T9SS type A sorting domain-containing protein gives MQEIGEGQGGFTDSFNVGSNFGHDVTNLGDIDGDGINDIAVGEMGYINSDSSGNFYGRAWVLLLNANGTVKKNIEINSGKGGFTGDIKSGDRFGWSIAKIPDLDGDSVPELAIAAPNDQSPANGNGVVYILFLKGVPQVSVAHIAAPALQVQVYPNPANSMLHFDFGQTAPSEATVQLFDMQGRLLLSQELQTHSNPGIDVSGINTAGVYYLQINNNGSILHKKILIEK, from the coding sequence GTGCAGGAAATAGGAGAAGGACAAGGCGGTTTTACAGACTCTTTTAATGTAGGTTCAAATTTCGGACATGATGTAACCAATCTTGGGGATATAGACGGAGACGGAATAAATGACATAGCCGTAGGGGAAATGGGGTATATAAATTCTGATTCTTCGGGAAATTTTTATGGCAGGGCTTGGGTGCTGCTGCTCAATGCAAACGGCACAGTCAAGAAAAATATAGAAATAAACAGTGGAAAAGGCGGGTTCACAGGAGATATAAAAAGCGGGGACAGGTTCGGTTGGTCAATAGCTAAAATTCCAGACTTGGACGGAGATAGTGTTCCTGAACTTGCTATTGCAGCCCCAAACGACCAATCGCCCGCTAATGGCAATGGGGTTGTGTATATCCTTTTCCTCAAAGGTGTTCCGCAGGTGAGCGTGGCGCACATTGCAGCCCCTGCGCTTCAAGTGCAGGTGTACCCCAACCCCGCAAACAGCATGCTGCACTTTGACTTTGGGCAAACAGCACCAAGCGAGGCTACTGTGCAACTCTTTGATATGCAGGGTCGTTTGCTCCTCTCCCAAGAACTCCAAACACATTCCAATCCAGGTATTGATGTTTCAGGTATCAACACCGCAGGGGTGTATTACCTGCAAATAAACAACAATGGTTCTATACTCCACAAAAAAATACTGATAGAGAAATAA
- a CDS encoding FG-GAP-like repeat-containing protein has product MKKTLLNTLVLLTPLFVFAQENGEVKSMQILTMNQTTVLDFGASVSSYSANKIITGCTNGTGNGEIFIQNLNSNGIVQSTVRITRNEGGFGDHAISGHHFGASVTNVGDLNDDGIDDIVVGAPAFNGRRGSLWFLFLDADGQVIGERRLSDTTPTFQHLNNLDRFGISVTNIGDIDGNGYDDIAVGAPFQNISSSDNGSVYIILLEKDGKVKSYSRINDNNNLFGREHWHFGSSVANIGDIDGDGNTDLAVGEPDDTDALWILFLNSSGTLKGVQEIGEGKGGFTDSFDINPSFGHSVTNLGDIDGDGVNDIAVGAIGRTYIDSVGSFFGAVWVLLLNADGTVKKNIKIGNGTGGFTGNIKNGDRFGWSVSRVPDLDGDSVPELAVGSTGFDVASGSGAVYILFLKGVPQVSVPHIAAPALQVQVYPNPAKEMLHISLSQAQSGKVSLQLLDMHGRVIKTRHFPNAFEELQLDISDVQSAGLYLLQIEQGGQLLHKKIRIER; this is encoded by the coding sequence ATGAAAAAGACACTTTTAAACACACTTGTACTGCTTACTCCTTTGTTCGTTTTTGCACAGGAAAACGGAGAAGTAAAAAGTATGCAGATACTTACTATGAACCAAACTACGGTTTTAGACTTTGGAGCGTCTGTATCCTCCTATTCTGCAAACAAAATCATTACAGGCTGTACTAATGGAACAGGTAACGGAGAGATTTTTATTCAAAATCTCAATTCCAACGGAATTGTGCAGTCTACTGTCAGAATAACTCGAAATGAAGGAGGCTTTGGAGACCATGCAATTTCAGGTCATCACTTTGGAGCATCAGTAACAAATGTAGGGGACTTAAACGATGACGGTATAGACGACATTGTAGTTGGAGCTCCTGCATTTAATGGTAGAAGAGGTTCATTGTGGTTTTTGTTCTTGGATGCAGACGGACAAGTAATAGGCGAAAGAAGATTAAGCGATACTACCCCGACCTTTCAACACTTGAATAATCTGGACAGGTTTGGAATAAGTGTTACTAATATTGGCGACATAGACGGCAACGGCTATGACGATATAGCCGTAGGCGCACCTTTTCAAAATATTTCTTCTTCCGACAACGGCTCGGTGTATATCATTTTGTTAGAAAAAGACGGAAAGGTAAAATCTTATTCACGGATTAACGACAACAACAACCTGTTTGGGAGAGAGCATTGGCATTTTGGTAGCAGTGTAGCCAACATAGGAGATATAGACGGGGACGGAAATACGGATTTAGCAGTTGGTGAACCTGATGATACAGATGCTTTATGGATACTGTTTCTGAACAGCAGCGGTACACTAAAAGGCGTACAGGAAATTGGAGAAGGTAAAGGTGGGTTTACAGATTCTTTTGATATCAATCCAAGTTTTGGACATTCTGTAACAAACTTGGGTGATATAGACGGAGACGGAGTAAATGACATAGCAGTTGGCGCAATCGGAAGAACATATATTGATTCGGTAGGCAGTTTCTTTGGTGCGGTATGGGTTCTGCTTCTCAATGCAGACGGCACAGTCAAAAAGAACATAAAAATAGGCAATGGCACAGGCGGCTTTACAGGAAATATAAAAAATGGGGACAGGTTTGGTTGGTCGGTTTCCAGAGTTCCTGATTTGGATGGAGATAGTGTTCCAGAGCTTGCGGTTGGCTCAACAGGCTTTGATGTTGCTTCGGGTTCGGGTGCGGTGTATATCCTGTTCCTCAAAGGCGTGCCGCAGGTGAGCGTGCCGCACATTGCAGCCCCTGCGCTTCAAGTGCAGGTATATCCCAATCCTGCAAAGGAGATGCTGCATATAAGCCTAAGCCAAGCGCAAAGCGGCAAAGTTTCCCTGCAACTGCTTGATATGCACGGCAGAGTAATTAAAACCCGACACTTCCCCAATGCCTTTGAGGAACTGCAGCTTGACATTTCAGACGTGCAGAGCGCAGGGCTATACCTGCTGCAAATAGAGCAGGGCGGGCAATTACTTCACAAAAAAATAAGGATAGAGAGATGA
- the fabG gene encoding 3-oxoacyl-[acyl-carrier-protein] reductase: MKLLENKIILVTGGSRGIGKGIAEGMAAQGANIAFTFVSSVEKAKAFEEELKNKYRVQAKGYQSNAADFEGSQKLADEVIADFGNIDVLINNAGITRDTLLMRMSEDQWDEVINTNLKSAFNITKACMKTFMKNRAGSIINITSIVGITGNAGQANYAASKAGVIGFTKSVAKELGSRNVRCNAIAPGFIETEMTEALSEEVRNAWTQNIPLKRGGSPTEVANACIFLASDLSSYVTGQTLNVCGGMVM; encoded by the coding sequence ATGAAATTATTAGAAAACAAAATAATTTTGGTTACAGGAGGCTCGAGAGGAATTGGGAAGGGAATCGCGGAAGGTATGGCGGCACAAGGTGCAAACATTGCCTTCACTTTTGTCTCCAGCGTTGAGAAAGCAAAGGCATTTGAAGAAGAGCTAAAAAACAAATATAGAGTCCAAGCTAAAGGATATCAATCAAACGCTGCCGACTTTGAAGGTTCTCAAAAATTAGCCGATGAAGTTATTGCCGACTTTGGCAATATAGATGTACTTATAAACAATGCAGGTATTACACGCGACACACTTTTGATGCGTATGTCTGAAGATCAATGGGATGAAGTGATTAATACCAATCTTAAATCTGCTTTTAACATAACAAAAGCATGTATGAAAACTTTTATGAAAAACAGAGCGGGTTCTATTATTAATATCACCTCTATTGTGGGCATTACCGGAAACGCAGGGCAAGCAAATTATGCAGCATCCAAAGCAGGCGTGATTGGTTTTACTAAATCTGTTGCTAAAGAATTAGGGAGCAGAAATGTAAGATGTAATGCGATTGCGCCCGGTTTTATTGAAACAGAAATGACCGAAGCCCTTAGCGAAGAAGTGCGTAATGCATGGACACAAAATATCCCACTCAAACGTGGCGGCTCTCCAACAGAAGTTGCGAATGCTTGTATTTTCTTAGCTTCCGACCTTTCTTCTTATGTAACCGGTCAAACGCTAAATGTGTGCGGTGGAATGGTGATGTAA
- the tatC gene encoding twin-arginine translocase subunit TatC: protein MPLDQGEINEYNKKEMSFFDHIDVLRKHIIRSVVVLISLVVVCFTYIETIFTKIIIAPINADFFTYRMICKFSHYFYNSDKYCVGDIKIKLINLQMQGQFIEAFKISIISAIVIGFPYFLWELWRFIKPALKPSERKFSKGLIASCSALFFSGVLFGYYILSPISLNFFVGFTISDQIANEPTFQNIVSLISFLVIGTGLMFELPILMYFLARIGFLSSETLKKYRRHAIVVIVIVAAIVTPPDVISQIILTIPIYLLFELGIKLTKDIERKRLKENEQ from the coding sequence ATGCCTTTAGACCAAGGAGAGATTAATGAGTATAACAAAAAGGAAATGTCCTTTTTTGACCATATTGATGTGTTAAGAAAACATATCATTCGTTCTGTTGTTGTCTTAATTAGTCTTGTTGTTGTTTGCTTTACATACATAGAAACAATTTTTACTAAAATTATCATTGCGCCAATCAATGCTGATTTCTTTACTTACAGAATGATTTGTAAGTTCTCCCACTACTTTTATAACAGCGATAAATACTGCGTAGGTGACATCAAGATAAAGCTTATTAACCTTCAAATGCAAGGTCAATTTATAGAGGCGTTTAAGATTAGTATAATCTCTGCAATCGTAATCGGTTTTCCATATTTCCTTTGGGAATTATGGAGATTTATCAAACCGGCATTAAAGCCATCAGAACGCAAGTTTTCAAAGGGTTTAATTGCGAGCTGCTCTGCCTTATTCTTTTCCGGGGTATTATTCGGGTATTATATCCTCTCTCCTATTAGTCTGAACTTTTTTGTAGGATTTACCATTAGTGATCAAATTGCCAATGAACCAACATTTCAAAACATTGTGAGCCTTATCAGTTTCTTAGTGATTGGTACAGGACTTATGTTTGAATTACCCATTCTGATGTACTTTTTAGCAAGAATCGGTTTTCTTTCCTCTGAGACACTCAAAAAATATCGCAGACACGCTATCGTTGTCATCGTGATAGTAGCGGCAATTGTTACACCTCCCGATGTTATCAGCCAAATCATTTTAACTATTCCCATTTATTTACTATTTGAGCTGGGCATCAAATTAACCAAAGACATAGAACGTAAACGTCTAAAAGAAAATGAGCAATAA
- the rpiB gene encoding ribose 5-phosphate isomerase B, which yields MSNKIFQHIHIGSDHAGFQLKEELKSYLTKLGYEYTDHGTFSEDSTDYPDYAHPLAQAVESNAGHGGVLICGSGNGVCMTANKHAHIRAALCWTKEIAALGRLHNNANIICLPARYVSTLEAEEMVNTFLTTQFEGGRHERRVEKI from the coding sequence ATGAGCAATAAAATATTCCAACACATCCACATCGGCTCTGACCATGCCGGATTTCAACTGAAAGAAGAATTAAAATCATACCTTACAAAACTGGGTTATGAATATACCGATCACGGTACATTTTCAGAAGACTCCACAGATTACCCTGATTATGCACATCCACTCGCACAAGCGGTAGAATCAAATGCAGGGCATGGAGGAGTCTTAATTTGCGGTTCCGGCAATGGTGTATGTATGACAGCTAACAAACATGCTCATATTCGAGCAGCTCTTTGTTGGACAAAAGAAATTGCAGCCTTAGGCAGGTTACACAACAATGCGAATATTATTTGTTTGCCTGCACGCTATGTTTCTACACTTGAAGCTGAAGAAATGGTCAACACCTTTTTGACTACCCAATTTGAGGGTGGGCGACACGAAAGAAGAGTTGAAAAAATTTAG
- a CDS encoding NAD kinase, producing the protein MLIAVYARDLSKELSRNTLIKVVNYLDSLSSEVWLHTVVSESQVSKKLDVSRYRSFSTFDKSDAVLPDLLISIGGDGTILDTLMIVHDTGVPVLGINTGRMGFLAAITPDNVEKAIDAYMKGAFVIDERSVLELQMSEELFSFKYALNDFVISKKDSSSMIKVHTYLNGEYFNSYWADGLICSTPTGSTGYNLSCGGAILHPKSESFAITPIAPHNLNVRPFVIPDDHILAFEVEGRSKAFLASLDARSISFTPNIQIAIKRAGFNFNLARLKGENFMSTLRTKMMWGVDVRN; encoded by the coding sequence ATGCTCATTGCTGTTTATGCACGCGATTTATCAAAGGAGTTGTCTCGCAATACATTGATAAAGGTTGTAAATTATTTAGATAGTTTATCCTCAGAGGTTTGGTTGCATACAGTTGTGTCGGAATCTCAGGTTTCAAAAAAACTTGATGTAAGTCGTTATCGCAGTTTTTCCACTTTTGACAAAAGCGATGCTGTGTTGCCGGATTTGCTGATTAGCATTGGCGGAGACGGGACTATATTGGATACGCTTATGATTGTCCATGATACAGGGGTTCCTGTTTTGGGTATTAATACAGGTAGGATGGGTTTTTTGGCAGCAATTACACCGGACAATGTTGAAAAGGCAATAGATGCCTATATGAAGGGCGCATTTGTGATTGATGAAAGATCTGTGCTTGAACTGCAAATGTCAGAAGAGTTATTCAGTTTTAAATATGCCCTCAACGATTTCGTAATAAGCAAAAAAGACAGTTCCAGTATGATAAAAGTGCATACTTACCTCAATGGTGAATATTTTAATTCTTATTGGGCAGACGGGTTAATTTGTTCTACACCCACAGGCAGTACGGGCTATAATTTGAGTTGTGGAGGCGCGATTCTGCACCCCAAGAGCGAAAGTTTTGCCATAACTCCCATTGCTCCTCATAATTTGAACGTTCGACCGTTTGTAATTCCTGATGACCATATCCTTGCCTTTGAGGTTGAGGGTAGGAGCAAAGCATTCTTAGCCAGTTTAGATGCAAGGTCTATAAGTTTTACCCCCAATATTCAAATTGCCATCAAAAGAGCAGGATTTAATTTCAACCTCGCGCGTCTCAAGGGTGAGAATTTTATGAGCACCCTGCGTACTAAGATGATGTGGGGAGTGGATGTGAGGAATTAA
- a CDS encoding citrate synthase: MSEKAKIILEGKEYELPVITGTENEKAIDISNLRSMTGYVTLDVGYKNTGSTSSAITFLDGEQGILRYRGYSIEELAEKATFTEVAYLLLEGELPNATQLENFNNEIKVHTLVNDDLQNIFKSFPTGSHPMGQLISMMSALSAYYPKSLDPNRPDDQKRRTMLRLIAKMPTLCAMIYKKRTGHPFIYPNNKLDYVSNFLNMTFKHVSDDYEIDPVFVDAMNKLLILHADHEQNCSASTVRLVGSSNASLYASIAAGVAALWGPLHGGANQQVLEMLEKIRDDGGDVAKFINKAKDKNDPFRLMGFGHRVYKNFDPRAKIIKKACDDILNKLGINDPVLEIAKKLEEVALQDPYFVERKLYPNVDFYSGIIYRAMGFPTDMFTVLFALGRLPGWISQWKEMTKEGQPIGRPRQIYTGYNQRPFVEISKR, from the coding sequence ATGTCAGAGAAAGCAAAAATCATTTTAGAGGGCAAGGAATACGAATTGCCTGTTATTACAGGAACCGAAAACGAAAAAGCAATTGACATCTCAAACCTGAGAAGTATGACTGGATATGTTACCTTGGATGTAGGATACAAAAACACCGGTTCTACAAGCAGTGCTATTACTTTTTTAGATGGAGAACAAGGTATATTAAGATACAGAGGATACAGCATAGAAGAACTGGCTGAAAAAGCTACGTTTACTGAAGTAGCCTACCTATTGTTAGAAGGAGAACTTCCCAACGCTACACAATTAGAAAATTTTAACAACGAAATCAAAGTACACACTTTGGTAAATGATGATTTACAAAACATTTTCAAATCGTTCCCTACCGGTTCTCACCCCATGGGTCAGCTTATATCCATGATGTCTGCTCTCTCTGCATACTACCCTAAATCATTAGATCCGAACAGACCTGATGACCAAAAGAGAAGAACCATGTTAAGACTCATTGCAAAAATGCCAACACTTTGTGCAATGATTTACAAAAAACGTACAGGACATCCTTTTATCTACCCTAACAACAAATTGGATTATGTATCCAACTTCTTGAATATGACCTTTAAACATGTCTCTGATGACTACGAAATAGACCCGGTGTTTGTTGATGCCATGAACAAGTTGCTCATTTTGCACGCAGACCACGAACAAAACTGCTCTGCCTCTACTGTCCGCTTAGTAGGTTCATCAAATGCAAGTTTGTATGCATCAATTGCTGCCGGAGTAGCAGCACTTTGGGGTCCTTTGCACGGTGGTGCAAACCAACAAGTGCTTGAAATGCTTGAAAAAATAAGAGATGACGGTGGAGATGTAGCTAAGTTCATTAACAAAGCAAAAGACAAAAATGACCCATTCCGTTTAATGGGATTCGGACACAGAGTTTATAAAAACTTTGACCCAAGAGCCAAAATCATTAAAAAAGCTTGTGATGACATCCTCAATAAACTGGGCATCAATGACCCTGTGTTGGAAATAGCTAAAAAACTCGAAGAGGTTGCATTACAAGACCCCTATTTTGTAGAAAGAAAACTCTATCCAAACGTAGATTTCTATTCAGGAATCATATACAGAGCAATGGGCTTCCCTACAGACATGTTCACTGTACTATTCGCATTAGGAAGACTACCGGGCTGGATTTCTCAATGGAAAGAAATGACAAAAGAAGGTCAACCTATTGGCAGACCTCGTCAAATCTATACCGGATACAACCAAAGACCCTTTGTTGAGATTAGCAAACGCTAA
- a CDS encoding TerC/Alx family metal homeostasis membrane protein — MSNEVIFFIAFNVLIFGILIFDLGVFNRKKHEVSFKEALIWTSVWFGFAMLFYVFLRHYGHLIHGIEDLAGIKKVNDLYNHKILLTGTDFIADLKAYNKTISLQYLTGFFIEYSLSIDNLFVMLLIFKSFDVEKKYYKTVLEWGIIGAVIMRFVFIFAGSALVHEFHWILYIFGAALVVSGVKMLIDQIQNKGEEEGTTNRRFARYVSKFLSVFPRNVKGHIGFRHKNDGKFYFTPLFIVILVIEFSDLLFAMDSVPAIFAVTLDPYTIFFSNVFAILGLRSLFFLLAYFVNVFHLLGYGLSILLTFIGSKLIFAEWYEKIGIDSNVSLFIILGIIVLAIIASLIFPKKVPVQDQQPQRE, encoded by the coding sequence ATGTCAAACGAAGTCATTTTTTTTATTGCTTTTAATGTTTTGATTTTTGGTATTCTCATTTTTGATTTGGGAGTATTTAATCGAAAAAAGCACGAAGTTTCATTTAAGGAAGCGCTCATTTGGACTTCGGTTTGGTTTGGTTTTGCAATGTTGTTTTATGTATTTTTAAGGCATTACGGTCATCTGATACATGGGATTGAAGACCTCGCAGGAATCAAAAAGGTGAATGATTTGTATAACCATAAGATTCTGCTGACAGGAACGGATTTTATTGCAGACTTAAAAGCTTATAACAAAACAATTTCGTTGCAATATCTGACCGGATTCTTTATTGAATATTCGCTGTCAATTGATAATCTGTTTGTGATGCTGTTAATTTTTAAATCATTTGATGTAGAAAAGAAATATTATAAGACTGTATTAGAGTGGGGGATTATTGGAGCGGTGATTATGAGGTTTGTTTTCATTTTTGCCGGATCTGCTTTAGTACATGAATTTCATTGGATACTCTATATTTTTGGTGCAGCATTGGTAGTTTCAGGTGTGAAAATGCTGATTGACCAAATACAAAACAAAGGCGAAGAAGAAGGTACCACTAACAGACGCTTTGCACGTTATGTTTCTAAGTTCTTGTCTGTTTTTCCTCGTAATGTAAAAGGGCATATTGGCTTTAGACACAAAAACGATGGCAAATTTTATTTCACTCCATTATTTATTGTCATTTTAGTAATAGAGTTTTCAGATTTGCTTTTTGCGATGGATTCAGTGCCGGCTATTTTTGCCGTAACCCTTGATCCATATACTATTTTCTTCTCAAATGTCTTTGCTATTTTAGGACTCAGAAGTTTGTTCTTCTTGTTGGCTTATTTTGTCAATGTGTTTCACTTGTTGGGATACGGTTTGTCCATATTGCTCACATTTATTGGTTCTAAACTGATTTTTGCTGAATGGTATGAGAAAATAGGAATTGATTCCAATGTGTCGTTGTTCATCATTCTAGGTATCATTGTCCTTGCAATCATAGCAAGTTTGATTTTTCCCAAAAAGGTTCCCGTGCAAGATCAACAGCCCCAAAGGGAATAA